The segment AGAAAAACTTACAGAAACTTTGAGCATCGAAGGTGTTACTGGGATTAATTGCCTGGACTGCTTAATAGCCAATTCCTCAAGCCTCTGTGTCGTGACAGATAACTACAAacaaagaatgaaattatatcAACTGCAGTAAATGTTTACTTCAAACGCTTAAGAGGAGAAAGTAACCACCTCAGTTGACTGATGAGTAACACGAGATCGTGTTGGTGCCTGTGTTAAAGCCTCGGCCATCTTGCGAGGAGTTGTTGCATTTGGGGACCCCAAACCAGAATTGGCAGCAACactctgttgaacaaatgaTGGAGCAGTCATACTGCCTGTGACTACAGTTGGCACCTCAGCCAGCGCTGATGTCCATCCTTCCTGACCAATCAAAGTTGAATTTCCAATAGGAAAGCTCTGAACAGATGTGGTCAAGCCAGGAGATGATACTCTACCTACATCTGGCCATCCTTGCCTTTCTTCTGATCCAAGTGATGGAAAATCCTCGTAAAAACCAGCCTTATCGGTGATACCGGTAATGGTACTGCCTGAATGAAAGCCATTACTGTTAGGCTTATGATTATAGCTTCCACTTTTCAAGTCACCAGCGAGTCTTTGAGGATATAAATCACCAGGCTTCCTAGATACCATTGAATGAGAACGCCGCAAAGTTTCCTTCTCGACTCTACCGGTAAACGTGTTTACCAGAGGGCTAGAAAAGTCATGACCCCAGGGGTCCCCAAGATTAGAcggttctttctccttctcacGGTCCCTATCATGATGATTCCTATTAAAACTACTGTAAGCATTCTTTCCAGACCCATTACTAGAACTCCTCCTTGAGCTTGATGAAGATGACCGATCCAAGAATTCAAAGTGTGGTTTATCCATATCGCTAATGCTCTTTGAAGTTCTACTCCTCGAGCATTGAGATTGAGAAGTACCATCTAGTAAACAAGAGTAATAACAAATTGCTGAATATAATGAAGAACCACAAAGGGAGAAAAAGCACTTCGACCATagaatctttaaaataaaaataagatagtATTGAAAATGAATAGGACAGTGTCAGAACTACAATAAACTATAAATTACCGGTGTTAGAACTAGACGATGCAGATTGTTGAGCTGAATTCCCACTCCCAGAGAGACTTCCAGAAATTCTCAGCCACTCTGGAACAAATGTAGGTTCACTTCTTTCCATAATGAGAATTGAACATGATCAAGCATAACAGCATAATACTTCTTGCATCCTTAACCACATTCTTTGAATAATTATCAACAAAAAGTACCACCAGAAGAACCAAGGAtggaaaggaaagatttga is part of the Cucurbita pepo subsp. pepo cultivar mu-cu-16 unplaced genomic scaffold, ASM280686v2 Cp4.1_scaffold001146, whole genome shotgun sequence genome and harbors:
- the LOC111786174 gene encoding uncharacterized protein LOC111786174, which translates into the protein MTENLRVTEQTQFPLRLRPKFSPHFLQLLRRFLHTYLLSASELLHYSRTHCCDTAFLPLLTRNFFRFRFVPISITDFKEWLRISGSLSGSGNSAQQSASSSSNTDGTSQSQCSRSRTSKSISDMDKPHFEFLDRSSSSSSRRSSSNGSGKNAYSSFNRNHHDRDREKEKEPSNLGDPWGHDFSSPLVNTFTGRVEKETLRRSHSMVSRKPGDLYPQRLAGDLKSGSYNHKPNSNGFHSGSTITGITDKAGFYEDFPSLGSEERQGWPDVGRVSSPGLTTSVQSFPIGNSTLIGQEGWTSALAEVPTVVTGSMTAPSFVQQSVAANSGLGSPNATTPRKMAEALTQAPTRSRVTHQSTELSVTTQRLEELAIKQSRQLIPVTPSMLKVS